Proteins encoded within one genomic window of Arachis ipaensis cultivar K30076 chromosome B08, Araip1.1, whole genome shotgun sequence:
- the LOC107612086 gene encoding uncharacterized protein LOC107612086 produces the protein MSDEQSDSAMMNPWDIGDPCDMIDFDADDEAPQFEFECPPLPEPVWNGDENKIVAANVGEPCAMDVSGNQPHQPVIDECLSEAMRMTEHYWENPLSGYQPFQCQPQSRAIDVCGNQPLQSHPHPQPWSQPQLQPWSPPRPQSQTDIVRTLTDEFFADTCGYPPSQPQTEWDTSRNTFELIPNVGGHPQPQPQPPVWTWEENKAFESIITSCFQDTIQNCWEAVAVRLPGRTRAQLQERFQKLMKDINAVHKGYPTSTPLNATPPPPSQPYSTDHHHREEVVPAAEEEVVPTAQEEAAPTNTGYHHWTEDEHRLFLRGYQNEGSHWKRISEYYVKTKTPSQISSHAQKYFLHQEDLAKGKKLRKSIFDVI, from the exons atgagtgaCGAGCAATCAGATTCTGCAATGATGAATCCATGGGATATCGGAGACCCGTGCGATATGATAGACTTTGATGCCGACGATGAAGCACCGCAGTTTGAGTTTGAGTGTCCGCCTCTGCCTGAGCCCGTCTGGAATGGGGACGAAAACAAGATTGTTGCCGCCAATGTAGGTGAGCCGTGTGCCATGGACGTGAGTGGTAATCAACCACATCAGCCGGTTATTGATGAGTGTTTGTCCGAAGCTATGAGGATGACAGAGCACTATTGGGAAAACCCTTTATCTGGTTATCAACCATTTCAGTGTCAGCCTCAGTCACGTGCCATTGACGTGTGTGGTAATCAACCACTTCAGTCTCACCCTCACCCTCAGCCTTGGTCTCAGCCTCAGCTTCAGCCTTGGTCTCCGCCTCGGCCTCAATCTCAGACGGATATAGTAAGGACGCTGACGGATGAGTTTTTCGCTGACACGTGTGGTTATCCACCATCTCAGCCTCAGACTGAGTGGGATACCAGTAGGAACACGTTCGAGCTGATTCCCAATGTCGGTGGTCATCCTCAACCTCAACCTCAACCTCCGGTCTGGACTTGGGAGGAGAACAAAGCATTTGAGTCAATTATTACCAGTTGTTTTCAGGATACTATCCAGAACTGCTGGGAGGCCGTGGCTGTTCGTCTCCCCGGCAGGACCCGGGCACAGCTGCAAGAGCGCTTTCAGAAGCTGATGAAGGACATCAATGCCGTCCATAAGGGTTATCCTACAAGCACTCCTCTCAatgcaacaccaccaccaccatcacagcCTTATTCGACTGATCACCATCACAG GGAGGAGGTCGTGCCAGCTGCAGAGGAGGAGGTAGTGCCAACTGCACAAGAGGAGGCAGCACCAACAAACACAGGATATCATCATTGGACGGAAGATGAACATag GTTATTTCTTAGAGGGTACCAAAATGAAGGTTCACACTGGAAAAGAATTTCAGAATATTATGTAAAAACAAAAACTCCTAGTCAAATTTCCAGTCATGCTCAGAAATATTTTTTACATCAAGAAGATTTAGCTAAAGGAAAAAAGTTAAGGAAAAGCATTTTTGATGTAATTTGA